In Mastomys coucha isolate ucsf_1 unplaced genomic scaffold, UCSF_Mcou_1 pScaffold5, whole genome shotgun sequence, one genomic interval encodes:
- the Cep95 gene encoding centrosomal protein of 95 kDa isoform X1 — MASSEAEWVTIANHLLFKCHLHLRIHKLQDCCAHVFVALYQSILGEKVPDLIAIPRSQEDEAHNVQAVIDSLALDYLQVSLSHITGENIVKGNKESIKNLLEIFDGLLDYLTEHVSESSHNKRFPVRTAIMHGETEQYSKGSHGEAVEELVRTEESRSPWRKPFMRCSFSSDTLGPTWDEDEAESTGEIIRLGDTAHTFSQRSNGTQNSMDLGSRKALALSGIKPPEEMLNPGSPGFLSQNGPPCEEALETPPLSMVPSARKLGEPIRAAIPLHPPYHPSEPRAPCPIGKEYLWSSHYLSTLTSGEHMAPSVEPDDVFLTSALFKDDDQETCLPLTEGSRTRKPSKGERDEDRAGIHSEYPPFPQKARERLTEQELQAVSEKLSQRLSELDWMLKTALGDRRTDETDDKDDAAGDEEVHSGNEEMLSQHSDSVMEYGRKKPRPGFSTRRKAPYRSHSLSPSSVNKHRQLEKERKRQQKSKGTDSCHFQAKALTEAFERELRKHKVQENVGLRGIREEEEEETEKSYREAFPKGTSKRSQVQKIYSRKTAAPSPKGGGRLKSSKASPMKVSEHSLLPLMLEQFPFLYVSDPTLTKMWKQQMAQVEQLKREAQRENRSKKKLQDEIEEALRRHDLLTALVKKEYDHNKRLQDFKDRIHRQRLTQSKIKENRHQSVRARKYYDDYRVQLRAKMMKMRTREETIFKKLFEEGLQIQKQRLQDLRNYTKEKRNEEKRQHQNELDSMENYYKDQFSLLAEAISQERQELKARQKFQAQTLHKVKKELRAKMEKEIQQLQHMITQNDDDAFFRELEAERFKARLQMASFQYSKNPFPRGQTS, encoded by the exons ATGGCCAGCTCCGAGGCTG AATGGGTAACAATTGCCAATCACCTTCTTTTTAAATGTCACCTACACCTGAGGATACACAAGCTTCAGGACTGTTGTGCTCATGTTTTTGTTGCCCTTTATCAGTCGATTTTGGGAGAAAAGGTACCAG ACCTCATAGCCATTCCCAGGAGTCAAGAAGATGAGGCCCATAATGTACAAGCGGTAATTGATTCACTGGCTTTGGATTACCTTCAGGTCAGCCTGTCTCACATAACAG GAGAGAACATAGTGAAAGGGAATAAAGAATCTATCAAGAATCTCCTGGAAATATTTGACGGATTGCTGGATTATCTGACAGAACACGTCAGTGAATCGTCTCACAACAAAA GATTTCCTGTCAGAACTGCCATCATGCATG GTGAAACTGAGCAGTATTCTAAAGGCTCTCATGGAGAAGCTGTGGAAGAGCTAGTACGCACTGAGGAGTCCAGGTCACCATGGAGAAAACCTTTCATGAG GTGTTCCTTCTCATCGGATACTTTGGGTCCCACCTGGGATGAAGATGAAGCTGAGTCCACAGGTGAAATAATTAGGCTGGGAGACACTGCACATACCTTTTCCCAAAGAAGTAATG GTACTCAAAATTCTATGGACTTAGGTTCCAGAAAAGCCTTGGCTTTATCAGGCATTAAGCCACCTGAGGAAATGCTGAACCCTGGCTCACCGGGTTTTCTATCCCAGAATGGGCCACCTTGTGAGGAAG CATTAGAAACTCCTCCTCTGAGCATGGTTCCAAGCGCCAGGAAACTAGGCGAGCCGATCCGAGCAGctattcctctccatcctccataCCATCCTTCTGAGCCTAGAGCGCCTTGTCCCATAGGCAAAGAATACCTCTGGTCAAGTCACTACTTGTCTACGCTGACCTCTGGGGAGCACATGGCACCTTCTGTG GAGCCGGATGATGTTTTCTTAACTTCTGCCTTATTTAAAGATGATGATCAGGAAACATGTCTACCTCTGACTGAAGGCTCCAGGACAAGGAAGCCTTCTAAAGGAGAAAG AGATGAAGACAGAGCTGGGATCCACTCAGAGTACCCACCTTTCCCTCAGAAGGCCAGGGAGCGGTTAACGGAACAAGAACTGCAGGCTGTGTCAGAGAAGCTCTCTCAGCGCCTCTCTGAACTAGACTGG ATGTTAAAAACTGCCCTGGGTGATCGAAGAACGGACGAGACTGATGATAAAGATGATGCTGCTGGAGATGAAGAGGTGCACAGTGGGAATGAGGAGATGCTATCGCAGCACAGTGACAGCGTCATGGAGTATGGACGAAAGAAGCCTAGGCCAG GATTTTCTACGCGCAGAAAGGCACCATACAGGTCCCATTCATTGTCGCCATCTTCAGTGAACAAACACAGAcaattagagaaagagagaaaaaggcagCAGAAATCTAAAGGGACAGACTCATGCCATTTCCAAGCAAAG GCATTGACTGAAGCATTTGAACGGGAACTAAGAAAACATAAAGTTCAAGAGAACGTTGGACTTCGAGGgataagggaggaggaggaagaggaaaca GAAAAGTCATACAGAGAAGCCTTTCCTAAAGGAACTTCGAAACGGAGTCAGGTCCAGAAGATTTACTCCAGAAAAACTGCAGCTCCAAGTCCAAAAGGTGGTGGTCGCCTGAAGTCAAGCAAGGCATCTCCGA TGAAAGTAAGTGAACACAGTCTGCTGCCCCTGATGCTGGAACAGTTTCCATTTCTCTATGTTTCTGACCCAACACTGACCAAAATGTGGAAGCAGCAGATGGCACAGGTCGAACAGCTCAAAagggaagcacagagagagaacCGGTCCAAGAAGAAACTCCAGGACGAA ATAGAAGAAGCCCTGAGAAGGCATGACCTCCTTACTGCTCTTGTCAAGAAAGAATATGACCATAACAAGAGACTG CAAGACTTCAAGGACCGAATTCACAGACAAAGGTTAACCCaatcaaagataaaagaaaatcgTCATCAAAGTGTTCGTGCCCGAAAATATTATGATGATTACAGAGTTCAGTTACGTGCAAAAATGATGAAGATGAGAACCAGGGAAGAAACG ATCTTTAAGAAACTGTTTGAAGAAGGTTTACAAATTCAGAAACAAAGGCTACAAGACCTAAGAAACTACACCAAAGAGAAACGCAACGAAGAAAAGAGACAGCACCAGAATGAGCTGGACTCGATGGAAAACTACTATAAGGACCAG TTTTCATTGCTGGCAGAAGCCATCTCACAGGAACGTCAGGAActcaaagcaagacagaaattCCAGGCTCAG ACGTTACATAAggtgaagaaggagctgagagctaaAATGGAGAAGGAAATTCAGCAACTGCAGCACATGATAACGCAAAACGACGACGATGCTTTCTTCCGGGAACTAGAAGCTGAGCGCTTCAAAGCTCGGCTGCAGATGGCTTCCTTCCAGTACAGTAAAAATCCTTTTCCAAGAGGCCAAACTTCATAG
- the Cep95 gene encoding centrosomal protein of 95 kDa isoform X2 gives MASSEAEWVTIANHLLFKCHLHLRIHKLQDCCAHVFVALYQSILGEKVPDLIAIPRSQEDEAHNVQAVIDSLALDYLQVSLSHITGENIVKGNKESIKNLLEIFDGLLDYLTEHVSESSHNKSETEQYSKGSHGEAVEELVRTEESRSPWRKPFMRCSFSSDTLGPTWDEDEAESTGEIIRLGDTAHTFSQRSNGTQNSMDLGSRKALALSGIKPPEEMLNPGSPGFLSQNGPPCEEALETPPLSMVPSARKLGEPIRAAIPLHPPYHPSEPRAPCPIGKEYLWSSHYLSTLTSGEHMAPSVEPDDVFLTSALFKDDDQETCLPLTEGSRTRKPSKGERDEDRAGIHSEYPPFPQKARERLTEQELQAVSEKLSQRLSELDWMLKTALGDRRTDETDDKDDAAGDEEVHSGNEEMLSQHSDSVMEYGRKKPRPGFSTRRKAPYRSHSLSPSSVNKHRQLEKERKRQQKSKGTDSCHFQAKALTEAFERELRKHKVQENVGLRGIREEEEEETEKSYREAFPKGTSKRSQVQKIYSRKTAAPSPKGGGRLKSSKASPMKVSEHSLLPLMLEQFPFLYVSDPTLTKMWKQQMAQVEQLKREAQRENRSKKKLQDEIEEALRRHDLLTALVKKEYDHNKRLQDFKDRIHRQRLTQSKIKENRHQSVRARKYYDDYRVQLRAKMMKMRTREETIFKKLFEEGLQIQKQRLQDLRNYTKEKRNEEKRQHQNELDSMENYYKDQFSLLAEAISQERQELKARQKFQAQTLHKVKKELRAKMEKEIQQLQHMITQNDDDAFFRELEAERFKARLQMASFQYSKNPFPRGQTS, from the exons ATGGCCAGCTCCGAGGCTG AATGGGTAACAATTGCCAATCACCTTCTTTTTAAATGTCACCTACACCTGAGGATACACAAGCTTCAGGACTGTTGTGCTCATGTTTTTGTTGCCCTTTATCAGTCGATTTTGGGAGAAAAGGTACCAG ACCTCATAGCCATTCCCAGGAGTCAAGAAGATGAGGCCCATAATGTACAAGCGGTAATTGATTCACTGGCTTTGGATTACCTTCAGGTCAGCCTGTCTCACATAACAG GAGAGAACATAGTGAAAGGGAATAAAGAATCTATCAAGAATCTCCTGGAAATATTTGACGGATTGCTGGATTATCTGACAGAACACGTCAGTGAATCGTCTCACAACAAAA GTGAAACTGAGCAGTATTCTAAAGGCTCTCATGGAGAAGCTGTGGAAGAGCTAGTACGCACTGAGGAGTCCAGGTCACCATGGAGAAAACCTTTCATGAG GTGTTCCTTCTCATCGGATACTTTGGGTCCCACCTGGGATGAAGATGAAGCTGAGTCCACAGGTGAAATAATTAGGCTGGGAGACACTGCACATACCTTTTCCCAAAGAAGTAATG GTACTCAAAATTCTATGGACTTAGGTTCCAGAAAAGCCTTGGCTTTATCAGGCATTAAGCCACCTGAGGAAATGCTGAACCCTGGCTCACCGGGTTTTCTATCCCAGAATGGGCCACCTTGTGAGGAAG CATTAGAAACTCCTCCTCTGAGCATGGTTCCAAGCGCCAGGAAACTAGGCGAGCCGATCCGAGCAGctattcctctccatcctccataCCATCCTTCTGAGCCTAGAGCGCCTTGTCCCATAGGCAAAGAATACCTCTGGTCAAGTCACTACTTGTCTACGCTGACCTCTGGGGAGCACATGGCACCTTCTGTG GAGCCGGATGATGTTTTCTTAACTTCTGCCTTATTTAAAGATGATGATCAGGAAACATGTCTACCTCTGACTGAAGGCTCCAGGACAAGGAAGCCTTCTAAAGGAGAAAG AGATGAAGACAGAGCTGGGATCCACTCAGAGTACCCACCTTTCCCTCAGAAGGCCAGGGAGCGGTTAACGGAACAAGAACTGCAGGCTGTGTCAGAGAAGCTCTCTCAGCGCCTCTCTGAACTAGACTGG ATGTTAAAAACTGCCCTGGGTGATCGAAGAACGGACGAGACTGATGATAAAGATGATGCTGCTGGAGATGAAGAGGTGCACAGTGGGAATGAGGAGATGCTATCGCAGCACAGTGACAGCGTCATGGAGTATGGACGAAAGAAGCCTAGGCCAG GATTTTCTACGCGCAGAAAGGCACCATACAGGTCCCATTCATTGTCGCCATCTTCAGTGAACAAACACAGAcaattagagaaagagagaaaaaggcagCAGAAATCTAAAGGGACAGACTCATGCCATTTCCAAGCAAAG GCATTGACTGAAGCATTTGAACGGGAACTAAGAAAACATAAAGTTCAAGAGAACGTTGGACTTCGAGGgataagggaggaggaggaagaggaaaca GAAAAGTCATACAGAGAAGCCTTTCCTAAAGGAACTTCGAAACGGAGTCAGGTCCAGAAGATTTACTCCAGAAAAACTGCAGCTCCAAGTCCAAAAGGTGGTGGTCGCCTGAAGTCAAGCAAGGCATCTCCGA TGAAAGTAAGTGAACACAGTCTGCTGCCCCTGATGCTGGAACAGTTTCCATTTCTCTATGTTTCTGACCCAACACTGACCAAAATGTGGAAGCAGCAGATGGCACAGGTCGAACAGCTCAAAagggaagcacagagagagaacCGGTCCAAGAAGAAACTCCAGGACGAA ATAGAAGAAGCCCTGAGAAGGCATGACCTCCTTACTGCTCTTGTCAAGAAAGAATATGACCATAACAAGAGACTG CAAGACTTCAAGGACCGAATTCACAGACAAAGGTTAACCCaatcaaagataaaagaaaatcgTCATCAAAGTGTTCGTGCCCGAAAATATTATGATGATTACAGAGTTCAGTTACGTGCAAAAATGATGAAGATGAGAACCAGGGAAGAAACG ATCTTTAAGAAACTGTTTGAAGAAGGTTTACAAATTCAGAAACAAAGGCTACAAGACCTAAGAAACTACACCAAAGAGAAACGCAACGAAGAAAAGAGACAGCACCAGAATGAGCTGGACTCGATGGAAAACTACTATAAGGACCAG TTTTCATTGCTGGCAGAAGCCATCTCACAGGAACGTCAGGAActcaaagcaagacagaaattCCAGGCTCAG ACGTTACATAAggtgaagaaggagctgagagctaaAATGGAGAAGGAAATTCAGCAACTGCAGCACATGATAACGCAAAACGACGACGATGCTTTCTTCCGGGAACTAGAAGCTGAGCGCTTCAAAGCTCGGCTGCAGATGGCTTCCTTCCAGTACAGTAAAAATCCTTTTCCAAGAGGCCAAACTTCATAG
- the Cep95 gene encoding centrosomal protein of 95 kDa isoform X3, producing the protein MASSEADLIAIPRSQEDEAHNVQAVIDSLALDYLQVSLSHITGENIVKGNKESIKNLLEIFDGLLDYLTEHVSESSHNKRFPVRTAIMHGETEQYSKGSHGEAVEELVRTEESRSPWRKPFMRCSFSSDTLGPTWDEDEAESTGEIIRLGDTAHTFSQRSNGTQNSMDLGSRKALALSGIKPPEEMLNPGSPGFLSQNGPPCEEALETPPLSMVPSARKLGEPIRAAIPLHPPYHPSEPRAPCPIGKEYLWSSHYLSTLTSGEHMAPSVEPDDVFLTSALFKDDDQETCLPLTEGSRTRKPSKGERDEDRAGIHSEYPPFPQKARERLTEQELQAVSEKLSQRLSELDWMLKTALGDRRTDETDDKDDAAGDEEVHSGNEEMLSQHSDSVMEYGRKKPRPGFSTRRKAPYRSHSLSPSSVNKHRQLEKERKRQQKSKGTDSCHFQAKALTEAFERELRKHKVQENVGLRGIREEEEEETEKSYREAFPKGTSKRSQVQKIYSRKTAAPSPKGGGRLKSSKASPMKVSEHSLLPLMLEQFPFLYVSDPTLTKMWKQQMAQVEQLKREAQRENRSKKKLQDEIEEALRRHDLLTALVKKEYDHNKRLQDFKDRIHRQRLTQSKIKENRHQSVRARKYYDDYRVQLRAKMMKMRTREETIFKKLFEEGLQIQKQRLQDLRNYTKEKRNEEKRQHQNELDSMENYYKDQFSLLAEAISQERQELKARQKFQAQTLHKVKKELRAKMEKEIQQLQHMITQNDDDAFFRELEAERFKARLQMASFQYSKNPFPRGQTS; encoded by the exons ATGGCCAGCTCCGAGGCTG ACCTCATAGCCATTCCCAGGAGTCAAGAAGATGAGGCCCATAATGTACAAGCGGTAATTGATTCACTGGCTTTGGATTACCTTCAGGTCAGCCTGTCTCACATAACAG GAGAGAACATAGTGAAAGGGAATAAAGAATCTATCAAGAATCTCCTGGAAATATTTGACGGATTGCTGGATTATCTGACAGAACACGTCAGTGAATCGTCTCACAACAAAA GATTTCCTGTCAGAACTGCCATCATGCATG GTGAAACTGAGCAGTATTCTAAAGGCTCTCATGGAGAAGCTGTGGAAGAGCTAGTACGCACTGAGGAGTCCAGGTCACCATGGAGAAAACCTTTCATGAG GTGTTCCTTCTCATCGGATACTTTGGGTCCCACCTGGGATGAAGATGAAGCTGAGTCCACAGGTGAAATAATTAGGCTGGGAGACACTGCACATACCTTTTCCCAAAGAAGTAATG GTACTCAAAATTCTATGGACTTAGGTTCCAGAAAAGCCTTGGCTTTATCAGGCATTAAGCCACCTGAGGAAATGCTGAACCCTGGCTCACCGGGTTTTCTATCCCAGAATGGGCCACCTTGTGAGGAAG CATTAGAAACTCCTCCTCTGAGCATGGTTCCAAGCGCCAGGAAACTAGGCGAGCCGATCCGAGCAGctattcctctccatcctccataCCATCCTTCTGAGCCTAGAGCGCCTTGTCCCATAGGCAAAGAATACCTCTGGTCAAGTCACTACTTGTCTACGCTGACCTCTGGGGAGCACATGGCACCTTCTGTG GAGCCGGATGATGTTTTCTTAACTTCTGCCTTATTTAAAGATGATGATCAGGAAACATGTCTACCTCTGACTGAAGGCTCCAGGACAAGGAAGCCTTCTAAAGGAGAAAG AGATGAAGACAGAGCTGGGATCCACTCAGAGTACCCACCTTTCCCTCAGAAGGCCAGGGAGCGGTTAACGGAACAAGAACTGCAGGCTGTGTCAGAGAAGCTCTCTCAGCGCCTCTCTGAACTAGACTGG ATGTTAAAAACTGCCCTGGGTGATCGAAGAACGGACGAGACTGATGATAAAGATGATGCTGCTGGAGATGAAGAGGTGCACAGTGGGAATGAGGAGATGCTATCGCAGCACAGTGACAGCGTCATGGAGTATGGACGAAAGAAGCCTAGGCCAG GATTTTCTACGCGCAGAAAGGCACCATACAGGTCCCATTCATTGTCGCCATCTTCAGTGAACAAACACAGAcaattagagaaagagagaaaaaggcagCAGAAATCTAAAGGGACAGACTCATGCCATTTCCAAGCAAAG GCATTGACTGAAGCATTTGAACGGGAACTAAGAAAACATAAAGTTCAAGAGAACGTTGGACTTCGAGGgataagggaggaggaggaagaggaaaca GAAAAGTCATACAGAGAAGCCTTTCCTAAAGGAACTTCGAAACGGAGTCAGGTCCAGAAGATTTACTCCAGAAAAACTGCAGCTCCAAGTCCAAAAGGTGGTGGTCGCCTGAAGTCAAGCAAGGCATCTCCGA TGAAAGTAAGTGAACACAGTCTGCTGCCCCTGATGCTGGAACAGTTTCCATTTCTCTATGTTTCTGACCCAACACTGACCAAAATGTGGAAGCAGCAGATGGCACAGGTCGAACAGCTCAAAagggaagcacagagagagaacCGGTCCAAGAAGAAACTCCAGGACGAA ATAGAAGAAGCCCTGAGAAGGCATGACCTCCTTACTGCTCTTGTCAAGAAAGAATATGACCATAACAAGAGACTG CAAGACTTCAAGGACCGAATTCACAGACAAAGGTTAACCCaatcaaagataaaagaaaatcgTCATCAAAGTGTTCGTGCCCGAAAATATTATGATGATTACAGAGTTCAGTTACGTGCAAAAATGATGAAGATGAGAACCAGGGAAGAAACG ATCTTTAAGAAACTGTTTGAAGAAGGTTTACAAATTCAGAAACAAAGGCTACAAGACCTAAGAAACTACACCAAAGAGAAACGCAACGAAGAAAAGAGACAGCACCAGAATGAGCTGGACTCGATGGAAAACTACTATAAGGACCAG TTTTCATTGCTGGCAGAAGCCATCTCACAGGAACGTCAGGAActcaaagcaagacagaaattCCAGGCTCAG ACGTTACATAAggtgaagaaggagctgagagctaaAATGGAGAAGGAAATTCAGCAACTGCAGCACATGATAACGCAAAACGACGACGATGCTTTCTTCCGGGAACTAGAAGCTGAGCGCTTCAAAGCTCGGCTGCAGATGGCTTCCTTCCAGTACAGTAAAAATCCTTTTCCAAGAGGCCAAACTTCATAG